In Bdellovibrionota bacterium, a genomic segment contains:
- a CDS encoding type II toxin-antitoxin system VapC family toxin, with protein sequence MSWTDLTLVDANVLIHAYNLDSSIHRVASEWWADKLSGSERVGLALASVLAFVRITTHPRALAQPKPMKEISEIVSSWFEEDSVDWLHPTERHWEILSRLLVDAQASGNLVPDAHLAALAIEHGATLCTTDRDFSRFPGLKWTNPLI encoded by the coding sequence ATGAGTTGGACCGATCTGACGCTCGTTGACGCAAACGTCCTGATTCACGCCTACAACCTGGATTCCTCCATCCATCGCGTGGCATCCGAGTGGTGGGCCGACAAGCTTTCCGGATCGGAACGGGTCGGTCTGGCTTTGGCATCCGTGCTGGCGTTTGTTCGGATAACAACGCACCCGAGGGCACTGGCTCAGCCCAAGCCGATGAAGGAAATCTCAGAAATCGTTTCCTCCTGGTTTGAAGAGGATTCAGTGGATTGGCTTCACCCCACAGAACGCCATTGGGAGATTCTTAGCAGACTATTGGTGGACGCTCAGGCATCCGGGAATCTTGTGCCGGACGCCCATCTTGCCGCTCTAGCGATCGAACATGGCGCGACGCTTTGCACCACCGACCGCGACTTCAGCCGATTTCCCGGCTTAAAATGGACCAATCCACTCATTTGA
- a CDS encoding OmpH family outer membrane protein — protein MLSWKNLIWILLLLAFAPVRMGHAVEMKVGVVNIQDVLDAVEEGKKAKAKMEGEIAKKKKDLDDRQAEYKKLDEGLEKQKLLLSPSALSEKQKELEAKKMEIQKLYMSSQTEMQKLEGQLMADILKKIRSVVAKIAQQNSYDLVVEKSEGGLLYYKDGYDITKLVVDEYNKAYKK, from the coding sequence ATGTTGAGCTGGAAAAACTTGATTTGGATTTTGTTGCTGCTGGCATTCGCACCCGTTCGGATGGGCCATGCGGTTGAAATGAAGGTCGGCGTGGTCAACATTCAAGATGTGCTCGATGCCGTTGAGGAAGGGAAAAAGGCGAAAGCGAAGATGGAGGGTGAGATCGCCAAGAAGAAAAAGGACCTGGACGACCGCCAGGCCGAATACAAGAAGCTGGATGAGGGGTTGGAGAAACAGAAACTGCTTCTCTCTCCCTCGGCCCTAAGCGAGAAGCAGAAGGAACTGGAAGCCAAGAAGATGGAAATTCAGAAACTTTATATGTCGAGCCAGACCGAAATGCAGAAACTGGAAGGGCAGTTGATGGCCGACATACTGAAGAAGATTCGATCGGTTGTGGCGAAAATCGCCCAACAGAACAGTTACGATCTTGTCGTCGAGAAGTCCGAAGGGGGGCTGCTCTATTATAAGGACGGGTACGACATCACGAAGCTGGTCGTGGACGAATACAACAAGGCTTATAAGAAGTAG